From Daucus carota subsp. sativus chromosome 6, DH1 v3.0, whole genome shotgun sequence, the proteins below share one genomic window:
- the LOC108227424 gene encoding alkaline/neutral invertase E, chloroplastic — protein sequence MGCTPEAFLQVLSAPGTNFYHWNLCYENSTMFLSDKYRRGRGCRYSQSGRSSPQNFNRIIADLRVDGMTYKKKRPYSLENLTCKCGRSESVSAAANEEENRTWINGIAMDSDISKFELAQQLKNENGAVFSNIDLGTPGAINSKLNGVGDSFEDEAWDLLRASMVYYCGNPIGTIAANDPNDSSISNYDQVFIRDFVPSGLAFLLKGEYDIVRSFILHTLQLQSWEKTMDCHSPGQGLMPASFKVRTVPLEGDDSATEDVLDPDFGEAAIGRVAPVDSGLWWIILLRAYGKCSGDRSVQERVDVQTGIKMILKLCLADGFDMFPTLLVTDGSCMIDRRMGIHGHPLEIQALFYSALLSAREMLAPEDGSTDLITALNNRLVALPFHIREYYWTDMKKLNEIYRYKTEEYSYDAVNKFNIYPDQIPPWLVEWMPNKGGYLIGNLQPAHMDFRFFSLGNLWSIISSLATNEQSHAILDLIEAKWAELVADMPLKICYPALEGEEWRIVTGSDPKNTPWSYHNGGSWPTLLWQLTVACIKMNRPGIAENAVKIAERRLSRDKWPEYYDTKRGRFIGKQARLFQTWSIAGYLVAKLLLAKPESANILVNIEDTELVNAFSCMLSANPRRKRSRMGAKKSYII from the exons ATGGGTTGTACTCCAGAAGCATTTCTTCAAGTTCTTTCTGCGCCAGGAACCAACTTTTACCATTGGAATTTGTGCTATGAAAATTCAACCATGTTCCTGTCAGACAAGTACAGAAGAGGAAGAGGGTGTAGGTATTCACAGTCCGGAAGATCTAgtcctcaaaattttaatagaatcATTGCGGATCTTCGTGTTGATGGGATGACTTATAAGAAGAAACGACCATATAGTTTGGAAAATCTGACTTGCAAATGTGGACGGTCAGAAAGTGTTAGTGCGGCGGCTAATGAAGAGGAGAATAGAACATGGATTAATGGCATAGCAATGGATTCAGATATCTCGAAATTTGAATTGGCTCAAcagttgaaaaatgaaaatggtGCTGTCTTTTCCAATATTGATTTAGGGACACCTGGGGCAATTAATAGTAAATTGAATGGGGTCGGTGATTCTTTTGAGGATGAAGCATGGGACTTGTTACGAGCGTCAATGGTATATTATTGTGGCAATCCTATTGGAACAATTGCTGCTAATGATCCAAATGATTCCAGTATATCCAACTATGATCAGGTTTTCATACGGGACTTCGTCCCTTCTGGGCTTGCTTTCCTTCTGAAAGGAGAGTATGATATTGTACGGAGCTTCATCCTTCACACACTTCAGTTGCAG AGTTGGGAAAAAACAATGGATTGCCATAGTCCGGGGCAAGGGTTGATGCCTGCTAGCTTTAAGGTGCGCACAGTTCCGCTTGAGGGTGATGATTCAGCAACAGAAGATGTTTTGGATCCAGACTTTGGGGAGGCAGCAATCGGTCGCGTTGCACCAGTCGATTCTG GATTGTGGTGGATTATATTGTTACGTGCATATGGAAAATGTTCCGGGGATCGTTCTGTGCAGGAAAGGGTTGACGTTCAAACTGGAATCAAAATGATTCTGAAGTTATGTCTTGCTGATGGTTTTGATATGTTTCCTACTTTATTGGTGACAGATGGTTCTTGTATGATAGATCGCCGTATGGGAATTCATGGCCATCCATTGGAAATCCAG GCACTATTCTACTCGGCTTTGCTTTCTGCACGTGAGATGCTTGCTCCCGAGGATGGATCAACTGACCTCATAACAGCACTTAACAATCGTTTAGTTGCGTTACCATTCCATATCAGGGAGTATTATTGGACTGATATGAAAAAGCTAAATGAAATCTACCGTTACAAGACTGAAGAGTATTCATATGATGCAGTCAACAAATTCAATATTTACCCTGATCAGATTCCTCCGTGGTTGGTCGAGTGGATGCCCAATAAAGGAGGCTATTTGATCGGAAACCTGCAGCCGGCTCACATGGACTTTCGCTTCTTTTCCCTTGGAAATTTGTGGTCAATAATTAGCAGTCTTGCCACAAACGAACAGTCACATGCTATATTGGATCTTATAGAAGCCAAATGGGCAGAATTAGTAGCTGATATGCCACTGAAGATATGTTATCCTGCTCTTGAGGGTGAAGAATGGCGAATTGTTACTGGCAGTGATCCCAAGAATAC GCCTTGGTCTTATCATAACGGGGGCTCCTGGCCAACTTTGCTCTGGCAG CTCACGGTAGCATGCATAAAGATGAATAGGCCTGGAATTGCTGAAAATGCGGTGAAGATTGCTGAACGGCGCTTATCTAGAGACAAGTGGCCAGAATATTATGACACCAAGCGAGGAAGATTTATTGGTAAACAGGCACGCCTCTTTCAGACTTGGTCAATCGCAGGATATCTTGTGGCGAAACTTCTCCTTGCTAAACCAGAGTCGGCAAACATTCTTGTGAACATAGAAGATACTGAGCTGGTAAATGCCTTTTCTTGCATGCTTAGCGCTAACCCAAGAAGAAAACGTTCTCGGATGGGAGCAAAAAAGAGCTACATTATATGA